In Sebastes umbrosus isolate fSebUmb1 chromosome 7, fSebUmb1.pri, whole genome shotgun sequence, the sequence gggtgagacgtcatgatggacagctgtgattgacagctgctctgagtgaagtagtcatgGAGACGGAGGCtcaggaattgtacgagagaggagatgtaactttaacttttcatAACCATCGCAAGTCTGTGTGAAAGAATAATGTGTCAACTTGATCACAAATGTAGTtctagagatattatggttaattattgtgtctttctagccaaataGCTACCGTGGTACTAACGTAGCAggtaggtggctcacgctaacaagctgcggcgGTGCTCGGTTCAAGTGTGTGGGGGCGGGACCTCTGTACCGTGCCTCAAAATCTCAGGTTGGCAGCgggatattttttatattttggcttcacttttgctcagtgggaggaagtggagacgtgtcgtccatctatatatatatttacagtctAAGATACCATCAACTCTGCAAAAAGGTCAGGTGACAGTGCAGTGGGCAATACTTACATTAACCCAAAACCACTGTCCCAGGCCAGTTCACCCACTGGCTGCCACCGGAAAACCCTTTAGAAAGAGAAAGCACCAGcgttattaaaaatgtttaaaaggacaacacattaacaaacacaattaaaaccTAGTGGATAATAAATTGCACTTTCTGATTttaaatataaagatatagCTTTAGCAGCATTTCTCTTACCGTGGAGCATGATGACAAAGAGGCCTGCCACACCTCAATCTAGCAGTCAACAGCTACTAACACACCTGATCTCCACACACTACAATAAAGTAGAAACATTTGGTGCAGCCAGGTaaaaaaacattacacatttccttttaataataataataataaatgtgtttagatgttgtttttcctccgcTGGAAAAGAACAACGTTTATTTATCTTCGTCACAGGGGGAACGATCCACATGGTGTGCAGGAACAAGGACAAGGCCGAGGAGGCGAGGGCTGATATCGTCAAGGAGACGGGAAATAAAGTACAGCATGACTCACCTCtcaacagacattttttttttttaaaagcaaccTTCACATTGTCTGGTTCCCTATTCACTATTCTAAACGTCATCACAGGAGGTGTTTGTCCACATCCTGGACCTGACGGAGACCAAGAAGGTCTGGGAGTTCGCTGAAGGCTTCAAGAGAAAGTACAAGGCCCTCAATGTACTGGTGAGTGACACAAGCTAcctgtttttcatattttaaaatacatataacaatgtgattattatttcatgtgctGTAATCTGTGCAGATCAATAACGCCGGCGCCATCATGAGTCAGAGGGACGTGAACGTCGAGGGGCTCGAGAAGAGCTTCGCCTCCAACGTCCTCGGTGAGTCAAAGGTCAGGGGTGGAGGTGTGAAGGAAGCGTTGATGAGAAGGAAagatatgttattttattattattattgtccaCTAGGGGTTTACATTCTCACCAAGAGTCTCATTCCCCTGATGGAGAAGAGCGCCGATCCCAGAGTGGTGAGTCTCACCTCACACTCGACATTATCAACGCCTAATGGGTTCAAAATATTAACAAACAGCTTATAGACTTTAGATATTGCTGCTCTGGTCAGCGTAATCCATCATCTTAATGAACATTTAATGGGTTTGGGCCACTGGGTTTAATGGTTCGTTGATGGTCACTCCAATGAGACATGCCCTCTGAAAACATCAGAACATTTCGGGTGTATAGGGAACAACTCAGGGTCACAGGCTGCAGAAAGatctaatatatttattatttcactgtttATAGAGTCAGCGGTGGAAGATGTCTTTACAGTAGTAAAGTAAAACTGATATCACAATgcaaaaaatactccattaaaaTATAGTATTATTTATGAAAAAGTACTCACTCACCTGccagtgttattttatgttttaatattataataaaagatGCATAACGTATAAGCAGCACTTTAGCAGCATAGCTACTATCTTTTAATGGagctaattttttttaatttttacacaGTTTGGTAGTTTGATCTATTACAAgttatcatattttatcaaaggttttgtttttaatatcgTCATCTGCAAggtaactagtaactatagcttgtagtggagtagaataataaaggagaaaaaaatttaaatactcATTATGTACCTCAAAATATTACTTAAAGTTACAATCTCAAAGATCTCTTTTTTGTTCTCTTTGGTGgcacctttaatataataagaataataagaataagaataagaataagaataagaataataattaaaaagaacaaaatattataaatatataatataattaaatatcgattttattttattattattattattattattattttttactactttatttatttttattttatttatgtttttttggtgtatatgtgaatattgtatgtgttttattatttcatgtgtctAGTGTGTTTCCAATTTTGGTGTTATTGCTGCCGTAAGTCTCATAACTATTAGTGTTATATtggttatttcctttattgtcgggggtgggagggagaaatggatgaaaaatagaagactacttatttgttttgtaatttataTGCCTTGCAATGTTcttccaattaaaaaaaattaaaaataacaaaataaaataacaataataataaaacaaaatgttttccagaaaaaaaaaaaaaacagataaaaaccagaaacagcaacaacaatataataaaatacaaacaatacaggaatccaaaaaacaaaaataccaaaGGGTAAAATAAATGTCGATAAGCGGTAATTGCAGACGTGTttttggatctcacttcccagaGATCGCCACGTGTGATTTTTTTCCTGGAAAGCTAcacagacacccagttcatAATACTAAGCAGATATTAAATTAAACTCTTTGATTACTTTAAATATaatacttgaataaatgtaagtAGTTATGCTCCACCACTTTATATCATGTCTATATTAACCCTTCGTCCATGTTCAGATCACGGTGTCATCGGGGGGGATGTTGGTGCAGAAGCTCAGGACGGGAAACCTGCAGTCTGAGAGGGGACGCTATGATGGCACCATGGTCTACGCCCAGCACAAAGTAAGAAGGGAGCTTGAAACCTGCTGATCCACGTGTTAAGATTCAGCAGCTGATGGACTGGCGGGCTTTACCGCCCTTAAAGTGTTTGTTAGGAGCCAGATAAAATGTATGCTACCTCAACCAAATACAGGGTAGATGTTTGCAGCTGATTTGGGCCTTGATCAGATACTCAaatattttgtttacatttgataTAAATTAAGTATACTGTATGAAGAGTTCATCAGCACTACAACGAACCTCAGTTGCATGGTGTGAATGGTGGTGTCAGATTTTGATCAAATACCATAGAAATCTGCATGAAAGTTGTCGTCCTGCTAGAATCCGTAGGATTAAATTGGCCAGATTTAACGATACTACATGTTGCATATCAATCAGAATATTGGCAAATGGAAGTTTCTGTCCAAAAAACATCATTAAGAGTATCAGCTTTCAAAAGCCTGTGTCAGCTACATCCTGTTTTGTATGATGTCATAGAGGACTGTGACTCATCTAAATGACACCCGAGCCTGGAGCCCACAAATCTGTCACCCACAGCGTCTCTCTTTAGCCACATTTAttcatgcctgtgtgtgttcgtTCCAGAGGCAGCAGGTGGTGATGACAGAGCAGCTGGCAAAGACTCACACTAACATCCACTTCTCCGTCATGCATCCCGGCTGGGTTGACACTCCAGGTACCGCCCCCACACTCACACGTACTGGCACAACACTAAGAATAAAGgttgtagcttcccagtggtgttccttttgttttaaaatccaaacattacatttttggtcaaagtatgtatgctTTAGcctcaaaatgctgttttcccttcaagcccttctaaaagtgttttcccacgtgacctgacgtaggtttctgcatgatgacgctgctacatgtacagtatatatacatcattATAGTCAGTGCATTAAggttacatacagtaaagatggcggtcggcacgctccctgtttggagaagcagagaggagaaccGTTGTActtattgtttttgtgaatggagtctggtctggtagctttgaagagagcgatataacggcttcagttccccgtcataaagggctgtctgacagcgaggtaaagctgtgaaaatattctaaatatagcgtacacttaaactgattttaaacttttttttttaggtggctaaaattaatttttctgctgctcccgtccacagccgctttaactcgccgtcagacagccctttctcacggggaactgaagccgttatgtTGCTCTCttgaaagccaccagactacattcacaaaaacagtaattttacctcacagaacgcAGGAACATAcatacaacccaacttcaaaaaatctgaactaaccctttcagttatttccaaacttagcacagctaactttgactcagctagtgccagccttcacattattcataaccttattgattagcttcgaatagcttactttggtaacctacgtcactgctttttgcaacggctTAGTGGGAGTTtccatttggaaaaaaacagaacataaCAACCAGCACTTTTTTGACAACTTAAACAAAATCATCCTTAATTAATTCCTAATCCGAGTTTGTTTCTGTCCCTCTTTGTTTCtatctttgtctctgtctctgtctctgtctctgtctctgtctctgtctgtcccaGCGGTGGCTAACGCCATGCCAGACTTTCATAGCTCTATGAAGGACAGTCTGCGGGCCCCGGAGCAGGGCGCTGACACCGTGGTCTGGCTCGCTGTCTCTGAGGCTGCAACCACAAACCCTAGCGGGCATTTCTACCAGGGTACGTTCCCAAATCATTTTCATTTACCCACTTATCTTAAAAGTACAATTTTAGTACAACCAAAAGACTGCAAAAAAGACTGTATGAAAGGGAGAAGAGAGGCGAACACTATTGGCTGAATTGCGTGTTTGTCAGTTGTGGGTCGGCatagtgtgtgggtgtgtgtgtgtgtgtgtgtgtgtgtgtgtgtgtgtgtgaggatttGGCCTGTGTCCATTGCAGCTGGAGTGGGCTGCTTTTGGTGCCAGATACTGCCAGAGTACAGTGCCTCTATGAGCACTCATACACAAATGCACttcagtgtacacacacacacacacgcacacacacacacacgcacacacccacacacacacacacacacacacacacacacacacacacacacacacacacacatacacacaatgaTCCCAGTGGCCTTGAAGAGGGGAGGCTGTAGTCTAATATGACACAAACATACTGCATTCATCTGTTAATGTGATGTAATATGAGGCAGTTATGTCCGTTATGGTCAGCCTTGCTGCTTTcagtgtatttgtgtaataCCAGCATGAAGTGACCGTGACACGGAGATGACCTGCTGCTCACAGAAAACATCAAATCTGTTTGGATTTCCTTGAATAAGCCTTCATATCTTGAGGTGTCTCCTCAAACACCAGTAAACTCTCTGTTTGGCTTCATCTCATGTCAACACACTCGCTAAGCCAAACAGCTGCAGGTGAACTGAAAAAACTGTAACAGCTGTAAACAAGGCAATATTTACTGTTATCTTGAATACACTGACAAATTTTAAAACTCGGGGAAACTgaaaaaagtattattttttaCCAGAAATCTCCCATTGAGATACAATATCTCTTCTGGCAGAGGGTCCTGCTAAAGATGCGCAGCAAGTaaaaagtttcataaataaacAGGGACAGATAACATTACTATGAAAAACAtaccaacacacaacaacaaacacaaaacaatcatgAATCAGAGGCGAAGATAATCAACATAATGGCACTTGTTAAAAGCAACTACATTGTTCTGGCGTGACAGGAAAAGGCAGATTTACTCTGTTCGGGTAATTGgttaatccatccatcaatTTTATGCCTCTTATCCGGGTCTAGGTCACatgaatttaattaattatatcatTAGAAATCTCTGTTATATACTTCTGGGAagtaatgaaaaaaatgtgatataGTAGTAAATATTTCTGGGGTACATCTTTTCTACTGGTTTTCTATCATACTTTATTAATGATGATCGTAAAGCAGGTATTAAATTGCATTGTATGTGCTATTAAAAaggtcttaaaggtcccatattgttaaaagtgagattttcatgtcctttatattataaatcaggtttaagtcctatataaatactgtgaaagtatcgaaacactcaatccacagggaaatacacacagcccgtattcagaaattctgcatttgaaacaagctgtcaggatttctgtccatttgtgatgtcacaaatatacaatatttagaccattacaaggtttttaaacgtaaacattctaaagtgtcccagtttatttcctgttgcagtgtatgtaaatatcatcagctgacaggaagtaaaaatggacccaagttgttgcctagcaatgcaattccattgcaattccattgaaatgcactaaaatggagcgtttccgacagagggtaaatacaggcatattcagacagacagtatgaggaaaataagtttttgttttttttaacattacagcatgtaaacatgttctagtagaaacacaaaatacaagtatgaacctgaaaatgagcctgatatgggacctttaaattgaaCCCTGCAGAAACCCTGGCGTTTGAATTGTGTGTCAGGAGAGATGCTGGCTGAGTCTGTTGCCATTATGAGGATGAGGGTTGAAAATGAATCAACTGTTTGCATTTCATCAACCAATCTGAGCAGGCTGTTTGTACATTCGCCTTTATTGCCTTTTAAATACTGTACAGGCCATATCAGAGCTGACCCCCCTGACACCTCGTAGAAATCACttcaacatcagaactgcattAGGGATTAATATACAATAGATAGTTCTTACATGTACACACCTTTATGTTAACCTCCATTTGTGTACAAACAGACCGAAAGATGGTGTCCACCCACCTGCCGCTGGCCTGGACCCACAGCTCTCCCGTGGAGGAGCAGAAGCTAATGTCTCTGCTGGAGGACTTGGCCAAGACGTTTCAGCCACACTGAGACAAGCAGGAAGTGGTCTACCACCAACACTAACACCATCCGTTCACACACTGACCGAGGCTGGGCTCAGTATTTCATCCCCCCTGATGATATAACACACACTCCAGGACAGGGACTAGATCTGGGTCTGTTTTATCCAAAgcattttggagcgttataacACTACCTGTGGTCGATATGAAGATATATACTGTGAAACCCGGCCTTACAGCGCAGATTAAACTCACCTATAACGGAGGGATGAGCCAGATTTATAATGCTTTATAGCTATTTATATGATAACACGTTTATTTAACTTTATAAGGACTAAACATGTAAAAGAGTTTGTCAAAAGGATGTTATGCTGCTGACAGAGAGAGCACCTTCGTAaaccacataaacacacacacataacccaGTCTGTTACTGTGACTTTATGAAAGTTGTCAATCAGATGGGAATCTGATGTGACCAAAGTCACTCCCACACTCAACGCAGTATTTCACAACACCAGCTATGGGTTCAATCTCTCTCGTGTCTCGATGACTTGCAAACGTGCAAAGTGTATTTAACATcttctgtatgtatgtaacttGTGTATTTGCTATATTGTTGTGCAGCTTGTGTACTGTGCAGGTTGAGCTCAGGCTGGAGGTGAAGTGCTCTCTCTATCAGCCATAAGCCTTTTAATACACCAAACGGCAGCATCACTCGGCAATAAAACCTATGTATTATAATATGTAATTAGTAATATCTGCCCAGcagcaccttttaaaaaaatgcctTTTACTAACTGAGTTTATCTTGTAAATGCTCGCTTGAATAAAGAAAATTActgattgttttgtgtgttgttgtgatgcCGAGGTACATTTAGAtaccccaggtgaataggggaaaaaaaaattaactaatagatatcaccatgaatcTTCTCCAGTTGATTACctatattaagacaattatcttttgtattacaagttttaacgaaatgttatgtttaaatatgcaaataaggcATTATcatatcaaatatgtgctaatttttctcattttgagaacagaaatctgaatatAATTGTGTTGatatattagagtcaaaggtttttacagaggatatatctttgtatcactccataaattagaaaatactgtcaacagcaataaaaaaatcaattttcgcCATTTTTTTAGGAATacaatgttgtataaatcaggctatgaatggtATATGATCAAACCCCTCTGTACAAACCTTTAGAATATAGATatgaatgaaactggaaagtttggttaATGTGAATGCTACTGAAGtagagatttctggctcagagtatgAGAGAAAaattattttgagaaaacggccttttaAGATAAGGATAgtaaaatttcatacattttgaacactgaaggtgaatagggtaaaaaatgttaactaatagatatcaccatgaaacttccccagttgattacttacattaagacaatattttttttgtattacaagttttctgaaatttgatgtttaaatatacaaatgaggcattatcttatcaaatatgtgcagattttcatacatttcgagaacagaaatgtgaacattggataaagccaggttaaaaaatattgtttcattttgttgatatattatatagtcAAAGGTTTTTATCGAGGGAATTtgggatatctctttttatcactccataaatcagaaaaaactgtcaacagccataaaaaatccatttccgccatgttgtttggaataaaatgttctataaatcaggctatgaatggtATATGAACAAACTGCTTTTtgaaaaccttcagaatatagataggaatgaaacttgaaagtttggtgtatgtaaatgttactgaagtggagatttctggctcagagtctgagaaaaatctTGTTTTGAGaaaaatttcatacattttgaagacactacaggtgaataggctAAAAAATGTAACTAAAACATATCACCACGAAACtttcccagttgattactgacactaacacaattattttatgtataacaagtttgctgaaatgttatgtttaaatatgtaaatgaggcattatctaatgctaactttaggtgaatttaggagaaatcaacagacacaaatagacaaaattagtaaaataaacacctaaatgtgtattttggatgttttctttccactagtctgaaagaagacatgtcatggaagcaaaatagcccataAACTATCCAGAAAAACCCCAAAACAGTCAAATAAACATATCAGAATATCTTTATTAAGCATCagttcttttctctctgtttcctgtGTTGAGGGCCCAGAGAGAATTAAGTCAGTACTGTATATTGTCaacaaaagtatttaaaaatacaattatttttgaGAGATACATTAACAACAGCGAGTGTCTTTTACAAGCATCTGAAagtcaaacaaaacagaaatcaatTTACAGAGATAATGGGGAGGCCATTGTGGAAAATGAGTCATCTTTTTAAGTGTTGATGTGGCCTCGCATCAACGTGAAGGCCATCCAGTCTAGTGTCTGATgaactacaaaaacaaaatgactcCAATAAACTGCTCCATCTGGTGAAAGAAAAAGGGGAAATCAACCATTTACAACATGAGAAGAATctattccttccttccttccttcctggcAGCTCTGGAGATCTATTTCATTAGCTGTTACTGTAAACAGCTAATCCTGCCGTCCATCATACTTTTAACATCTGCTGTGTGGAGTTAAGCCTCCCAGAGCCAGAAAGCCTTTTATCACCAAACCCAATCTGTTACGAGGACATGATAAAGCCTAGAGTAATGACTGGAAGAAGCCAGTTAactaaaaaaggaaaagagaacTCCTGATTGTTCGGTAGCATCGTCAATAACCCTGTAGACCAAAGATGACGCTGTGTGACATGACTCTATGGGGTACTTAGGGCTGGACTGAGATCAGCTTGCCAATATTGAGACAGACGCATACAAATGTCCgctgctctgaccatcctgctacatCAATTATTACAGCTttgcacattttatttactcttttaaagtatttaaagctgcacaaatcaatatttttatattaacaatggatgaaataactaaatgtaacatgaaatttgttgtttttatgtgatAGACCCACAGAGACTCACCCAACTTTAGagttatacataaatatatggagccttttagcttttttttttgggaagtagaccaaagaaaataatcaattatcAGCCAATTAAGGCATTAAGGCATGTTTTATTCTAGAGCTTCCATCTTTGGAGGGAAGCGACAAAAAGGACAGAAACACTCAAATGTTATTATAATGAACATGCGTGCTAAATATTGGCTACTATCCTCTTTCAGTCTAACCCCAAGTATTACTGTGTGACATCTAAACATCATGGAGTCTTGATGATGAGAAATAATAGCGGTGATATTGATTAACCGGTCAATCTCTGTCCGTGTTAGGATTCAAAATACTGCCGTCCATCTCAACGTTACTGAGTTTGCATGTGCTTCGTTAAAAGAGTGTTCTAGTTCTACTAGATGGGcacaaagaaaaaggaaacaaCCATTTACAATGATAATAGATAAATACTTTactacaaatataaatatacactaCATGATCAAAAACCTGGAATGTGACTACATTTTTTGAAAGTCCAACATTataatgctatttttttttctccacttacAATAAGGCAAGCGTTAGTCTAACATTAGAAGATACCAGCCGTTATTTACAAAGGACGCTACATCGAATCCAGCTATTACCCCGCTCCCAAAATCTGAACTTACAAAAAcgttttgtttaattcaaaaaagacaaaaaagaccACGAGTTGTGCAATTCAGTGCAGTGGTGAGAGCGTTATGAGATAACCTTGATAcacagaagagagaaaagaaacagaatGAAAAGGAAACGAGACATCCAGAGCTTCAGAACAAGGTGAGTACATGAGTGAACAGTCGTAAGCACTGATGAAACCACTAGAAAAGGCTTTGTGAGCGTGTCCTTCTCTCGTTAAGGCTTTTTGAAGGAACACAGGCAGCCCTGATCTGACCCGCGATTCAGCCGGGGACGATTCAACACGCCAGCATTTAGTGCTACATGTACCTGTCCAGTACCTAAGTGCCTTTCTGGTGGGAGGAAGTCCAATTTCAGCTCCACATAAaacttgcaatatttatattttttttataaattatagaTGAAAAGTAATTCTCATGAGGCATTAGAATCGTGAGTTTACACCATCAGTGCCGAGTGGTATCTACCTACACATTTAAAGTTTTTTAAAGAGAGTGATAAATATCTAGGAGGTGGTGATGCTGTGCtattatttaaatttgtttttaccaAAATTAAAGGGGTAGTTTGGTTGTTATGTtttggttgtatgaggtacttatccatagtcttaaaaatacattttgctgctgcccccgtccacagcggtACATTACTTTTctcctgtgcggtaactcctgtctgcttctccaaactgggggcgtggcgaccatcatctactgtaggtaatacactgactatggataagtacctcatacaaccccacttcaagacacccaaactatccctttaaagttggGGACTCAAACCCATAAAGCTAAAAAGCTGCATTAACAAAAATCTTGAATTGTAATTTGACTGGTCAGGATGTTTGATGCTGCCGAAGAATATTTCAATTTCCCATGATGTTATGCAAACATCGTAGAAGTTTATCAAATGTCTACGGCAGCATCTTTCAAGAGATTTCCTTCACGTATCAAGAAAGAGGCTGTGCTATTGATTACACATTAATAACGATGATAACTGACATGAAGAGCCCCCCGTCCAGTGACAACCTACTGATGTAAAACCTCCTGAGAGTGATTTAAGGCCAACtagtgaaagaaaagaaactgaAAAACAGAGGGGAAAGACTGAAAAAAGCAACTATCTAATATACACATGATGCAGGGGTATATACACGTGATTAGGATGATGATTTGT encodes:
- the LOC119491467 gene encoding DHRS-12_like_SDR_c-like domain-containing protein, which codes for MSVPLSDSASFLPLGGRLEVVLELLELLSPTDVSPAELHVVLVQGKSWRRELSTARGFQSSTMSLYRNSAWFLKGVTEFTRSAFLTASKRFVEKDLEVSMAGRAFMITGANSGIGKATAMAIAKKGGTIHMVCRNKDKAEEARADIVKETGNKEVFVHILDLTETKKVWEFAEGFKRKYKALNVLINNAGAIMSQRDVNVEGLEKSFASNVLGVYILTKSLIPLMEKSADPRVITVSSGGMLVQKLRTGNLQSERGRYDGTMVYAQHKRQQVVMTEQLAKTHTNIHFSVMHPGWVDTPAVANAMPDFHSSMKDSLRAPEQGADTVVWLAVSEAATTNPSGHFYQDRKMVSTHLPLAWTHSSPVEEQKLMSLLEDLAKTFQPH